In Candidatus Accumulibacter cognatus, the genomic window CTGGCCGAATTCACGCAGTTCGGCACCAACGTGATCAGCGTTGCTCCGGGCAAGGTCAAGACCTCCGGCCCTGCGCCGACCGGCATCCCGACCTCGGTGCGGCCGCTGACCCTGGAGGATGCCCACGCTCTCGGACGCCTGCCACATATCACGGGCATGACCGCAACCGTATGGGGCAACACCGAGATTAATGCCAACGGCCGCCTGCGCCGCACCACCGTCAACGGAGTCAGCGCCGAAATGCTGAAGGTGTTCGGCATCCGGGTCAGCAGCGGCCAGTTCCTGCCGGCCGAAGATGCCGATCACGCACGCGCCTTCATCGTTCTCGGTGCGAAGCTCAAGGAGGAATTGTTTGGCACCGGCAACCCCCTGGGTGCGCGGGTCCGCGTGGGCGGCCTAACCTTTCGCGTCATCGGTATCCTCGAGGCCAAGGGGCAATTTCTCGGTATCGATCTTGACGACGCTGCCTACATCCCGACGGCCCGTGCGCTCGAACTCTACAACCGCGACGGGTTGATGAAGATCGATATGTCATACGAGGAGGGAATGCCCGCCGCCGACGTCAGCGCACTGGTCAAGGCAACACTCACGGCACGTCACGGACGCGAGGATTTCACCATTACGACACAGGAAGATATGCTGCAGACGCTGTCGAACATCCTTGATGTTCTGACCATGGCGGTTGGTGCATTGGGCAGCATTTCGCTGCTCGTCGGCGGCGTGGGCATCGTCACCATCATGACCATCGCGGTTTCCGAACGTACCGGCGAAATCGGCCTGCTGGTCGCTCTTGGGGCACCACGCCGCACCATCCTCAGCCTGTTTCTTGGCGAGGCCGTCGTGCTCTCGGCACTCGGCGGGCTGTTCGGACTGCTCCTCGGCGTCGGAATCGCGCAGTTGCTGCACCTGCTGCTGCCGGCGCTGCCGGTGCATACGCCACTCAGTTTCATCGTCCTCGCCGAAAACATCGCGATCGCGATTGGCCTGCTCGCGGGCGTGTTGCCGGCCCGGCGCGCAGCACGGCTAAACGCTGTCGATGCGCTGCGTGCGGAATGAAATCATCTGACCATCGGATCCGCTGCCGCGCGGCGAATTCCACCCCTTATCCGACGTATCGATGGTATGAGTGACACTGCGCGTTTTTGGGGGGTGTGATTCAAAGTGATGCAAGCCCCATAATTTCAGCATTTGCCACCAGAGGGAACAGCCATGCTAGCCACTGACCGCGACCAGATGTTGTTGGAGCGTCTGAATCGTCATCCTACGTTGCGTGCCCGTATGGAAAGCTTGCTGGGCGTGGTGGAAGACGCTGCCGGAGACTTGGAGAAGGCGGATGCAGCGGAACGTCGAGTGATCGAAGAACTCCGCCAGATGGGCAACGAAGCTCTGGCCGCCTGGGCGGAACGTGGAGTGGAGAAGAGTGTGGCAGTGGCACGAGTGGAGCCTGATTTACGTTTGGCGGGTAAAAAAAACTCTATTGGCACACGACCTTCGGTAAAGTCGATGTGGTAGAACCTCTGTGGCGGAATGGCACACGGATCGAGCGGCGTTTCAGCACCCGTGCGGGGATCAGTTGCCGGGGCAGTTCGCAGCCGTTGCAACGGGTGATGAGTGATTTTGGGGCAGATGCGGCTTTTGGGCGGGTGCCGGAAAAGCTGAAGGAACACTATGGGATCGAGATGCCGGTAAGCACGATTCAACGGATCACCGAACATCACGCGCCAATCATTTGCGAGCAAGAGGCCAAGCGGGAGATTGTGGCCGGGACGATGGCCGGAGTCACCTTTATCGGCGAGATGGATGGTTCGATGGTCCCGGTGGTGGAAATTTCTTCGGATGCCGAAGACAAACGCAAAGGGAAGCGTTTGGCCTGGAAAGAAGTTCGCCTGAGTCTCGTGCATCCGAAAGGCAGCGTCACCCCGATATTTGGTGGAAATTTTGCCGGTGGGGTCGAGGAAAGCGGGCGACAGTGGTGGCGTTGTGCGGCCAAAGCGGGGTTTGGCCCGGGGAGTTACCTGCATGCGGTGGGCGATGGCGCGTCGTGGATTGTCACGCAGGAGAAGATCCAATTCGGTGCGCAAGGAGCCTATTTGGTGGATTTCTTCCATCTCTGCGAGTACCTCGGCGAAGCGTCCAAGGTCTGCGCCGCCAATGATCCCCGAGCCTGGTTGGAAGAACAAAAAAGTCGGCTCAAGGCGAACCAATCCGGTGCTGTGCTGGAAGCGTTGGCACCGTTCGTAGAGACCAATAGCGACAACCCCGCCACCGCCTGTGACCGCTATATTCGTAACCGCCGGGATCAACTGGACTACCAAGGCGCGATCAAGCAGGGGCTACCCATTGGGTCGGGGGAAATCGAGAGCGCCCACCGCTACGTTATCCAGGAGCGGATCAAGCTTCCCGGTGCTTGGTGGTCACCAGATCATATCGAGACCATGTTAGCCCTACGGCTTAACCGGGCCAACCGGGAATGGGACGCCTATTGGCGGGGTGTCGAAAAAGAAGCCGCATAAAGGGGTCATCTCAACGACGCATCACTTTGAATCACCCCCGTTTTTGGGAGATTGGGTGTTAGCCCGGCGGATCGATGTTAAAATTATGAGTTGGTCGACGTGCTCGCCGGTCAACCCTTAAGCTTCTGGCTCGTTGTAATCCTTTTATTGTCGATAAGGAACCCCATTATGAAAAATTCCCTCCTCGTTGCTGCGCTGATCGCTCTCGCTGTTACCGCCTGTGGCAAGAAGGAAGAAGCCAAGCCGGCTGCCGCTCCTGCCGCTGCTCCGGCTGCTGCTCCTGCCGCTGCTCCGGCTGCTGCTCCTGCTGCTGCTCCTGCCGCTGCTCCGGCTGCTGCTCCTGCTGCTGCTCCTGCTGCCGATGCAGCCAAGCCGGCAGATGCGGCCAAACCAGCCGCCGAAGCCGCCGCAGACAAGGCCAAGGAAGTGGCTGGCGCCGCAGCTCAGGGTGCTGCCGATGCAGCCAAGGACGCAATGAAGAAGTAATCTGTTCTGTCCGGGCAAGAAAAAGCCGGCTTACGCCGGCTTTTTCTTGCCCGGACAGAACACGATCAGCGCAGTTGCCGCCAGTCGAAACCGGCATCCTGGTCGGCCACAGCGATCCAATCTTCGCTGCAGCCCAGAGCCGATGCCAGGGCTCTGGCAGCCAGTTCTGGCCGGTTATTCTCCTGGCTCAGGTGTGCCGCGACCAGATGCTGCAAGCGCCGAGTATCGACCTGCCGCAAGAAGGCTGCCGCCTGGCCGTTCTCCAGATGACCGAAGCGCCCGGCGATGCGCTGCTTGAGCCGCACCGGATATCTCGATGCAGCCAGCAGCGCCTGATCGTGGTTGCATTCCAGTACCAGCCCGTCGCAGGCACCCAGAACCTGAACGATGTGGGGCGTAATCGAGCCACTGTCGGTGAGCACGCCAAGGCAGTGCTGACCATCTCTGAACGCATACTGAACGGGTTCGCGAGCATCGTGCGGCACCGGGAAGGGCCACACTTCAAGGCCACCGATTGCAAAGCAGGTATGGCCGTTGATCAGCCGGCATACGGGTAAAGTGGCCCTGCCTTTCGACGCCGCGACATAGGTGCCGTGCGTCAGATATACCGTGAGCTGGTAGTTGCGGGCAAAGGCGAAAACACCCGCCACATGATCAGCATGCTCGTGCGTCACCACGATCGCGGCCAGATCACCGGGAACAGTACCCAGTCTGGCCAACCTTGCGGTCGTAATGCGTGCTGAAAAGCCGCAGTCGAGCAACACTTTCGTCTTGCCAGCGTCGACCAGCAGGGCGTTACCCTGACTGCCGCTACCCAGCGATGCGAAACGGATCATTTGCACGGGTCGCGGAGCCTCGCGACATGATGATGGCCAACATTCGCTATTGCTCTGAGGAATCCAGGTCAGTATGCGATGATACTGACCCCTACTTCAACTGATCGTAAAGCAGATTAAGGATCTTCTTCGCCGTCTCGGACTGGTCGACCCCCC contains:
- a CDS encoding ISKra4 family transposase (programmed frameshift); translation: MLATDRDQMLLERLNRHPTLRARMESLLGVVEDAAGDLEKADAAERRVIEELRQMGNEALAAWAERGVEKSVAVARVEPDLRLAGKKLYWHTTFGKVDVVEPLWRNGTRIERRFSTRAGISCRGSSQPLQRVMSDFGADAAFGRVPEKLKEHYGIEMPVSTIQRITEHHAPIICEQEAKREIVAGTMAGVTFIGEMDGSMVPVVEISSDAEDKRKGKRLAWKEVRLSLVHPKGSVTPIFGGNFAGGVEESGRQWWRCAAKAGFGPGSYLHAVGDGASWIVTQEKIQFGAQGAYLVDFFHLCEYLGEASKVCAANDPRAWLEEQKSRLKANQSGAVLEALAPFVETNSDNPATACDRYIRNRRDQLDYQGAIKQGLPIGSGEIESAHRYVIQERIKLPGAWWSPDHIETMLALRLNRANREWDAYWRGVEKEAA
- a CDS encoding ABC transporter permease: MIRPGDGLRLALRAMTAHRLRSFLTLLEIAVGIAAVILLTSIGEGIHRFVLAEFTQFGTNVISVAPGKVKTSGPAPTGIPTSVRPLTLEDAHALGRLPHITGMTATVWGNTEINANGRLRRTTVNGVSAEMLKVFGIRVSSGQFLPAEDADHARAFIVLGAKLKEELFGTGNPLGARVRVGGLTFRVIGILEAKGQFLGIDLDDAAYIPTARALELYNRDGLMKIDMSYEEGMPAADVSALVKATLTARHGREDFTITTQEDMLQTLSNILDVLTMAVGALGSISLLVGGVGIVTIMTIAVSERTGEIGLLVALGAPRRTILSLFLGEAVVLSALGGLFGLLLGVGIAQLLHLLLPALPVHTPLSFIVLAENIAIAIGLLAGVLPARRAARLNAVDALRAE
- a CDS encoding MBL fold metallo-hydrolase, yielding MRFASLGSGSQGNALLVDAGKTKVLLDCGFSARITTARLARLGTVPGDLAAIVVTHEHADHVAGVFAFARNYQLTVYLTHGTYVAASKGRATLPVCRLINGHTCFAIGGLEVWPFPVPHDAREPVQYAFRDGQHCLGVLTDSGSITPHIVQVLGACDGLVLECNHDQALLAASRYPVRLKQRIAGRFGHLENGQAAAFLRQVDTRRLQHLVAAHLSQENNRPELAARALASALGCSEDWIAVADQDAGFDWRQLR